The bacterium genome has a window encoding:
- the mraY gene encoding phospho-N-acetylmuramoyl-pentapeptide-transferase, with product MNAFIAIPLLVQVVAAGVLAAGIVVLAGPRTIAALAAWGQQQRIREDAPARHQAKTGTPTMGGLLLMAAIAAAALLVAGPDRRVLFGLAVMGAFGAVGLLDDLLAIQHNRNLGFRARERLAMQIILGLALGYLAARQSWLGTEIIVPWVGPLDLGWGYVIFAALLYVGFTNAVNLSDGLDGLAAGLVAVAAFGLVVVALTALLSSAAVLGAAVVGACAGFLKHNTHPARIFMGDVGSNALGGVLAALAIITKSEIAFLFIGGVFVAEAASVMMQVAYFKLTGGRRIFRMSPLHHHFELVGWSEPVIVRRFYLAGWVCLLIGLLVAGW from the coding sequence GTGAACGCGTTCATTGCGATACCCCTGTTGGTTCAGGTGGTCGCCGCCGGCGTGCTGGCGGCCGGCATCGTCGTGCTCGCGGGCCCCCGGACCATAGCGGCGCTCGCCGCGTGGGGACAGCAACAGCGCATCCGCGAGGACGCGCCGGCCCGGCACCAGGCGAAGACCGGTACTCCGACCATGGGCGGACTGCTGCTCATGGCTGCCATCGCCGCCGCCGCGCTGCTGGTGGCAGGCCCTGACCGCCGCGTGCTGTTTGGGCTCGCCGTGATGGGCGCCTTTGGCGCCGTGGGACTGCTGGACGATCTCCTGGCGATCCAGCACAACCGGAACCTTGGATTTCGCGCGCGCGAGCGGCTGGCGATGCAGATCATCCTGGGCCTGGCCCTGGGATACCTGGCCGCCCGTCAGTCCTGGCTTGGAACCGAAATCATCGTGCCTTGGGTGGGCCCGCTCGACCTCGGGTGGGGATACGTGATCTTCGCGGCGCTGCTCTACGTGGGGTTCACCAATGCGGTCAACCTCAGCGACGGCTTGGACGGTCTGGCCGCCGGGCTGGTCGCGGTGGCCGCGTTCGGGCTCGTCGTGGTGGCGCTGACAGCGCTGCTTTCCTCTGCCGCGGTGCTGGGTGCGGCCGTGGTCGGGGCCTGCGCAGGGTTCCTCAAGCACAACACCCACCCCGCGCGGATCTTCATGGGAGACGTTGGATCCAATGCCCTGGGCGGGGTGCTGGCCGCGCTCGCCATCATCACGAAGTCGGAGATCGCGTTCCTCTTCATCGGCGGCGTGTTCGTCGCCGAAGCCGCGTCCGTCATGATGCAGGTCGCGTACTTCAAGCTCACCGGCGGCCGGCGGATCTTCCGCATGAGCCCACTGCACCATCACTTCGAGCTGGTGGGCTGGTCGGAACCGGTCATCGTGCGCCGGTTCTACCTGGCCGGTTGGGTCTGTCTCCTGATCGGCCTGCTGGTCGCCGGCTGGTGA